Proteins found in one Quercus robur chromosome 2, dhQueRobu3.1, whole genome shotgun sequence genomic segment:
- the LOC126714054 gene encoding DELLA protein GAI-like, with translation MNKRNHGETSSGGGFGVKGSGECSSSSSSVKAKMWDEEQDASGGMDELLAVLGYKVKASEMANVAEKLEQLEMVMGTTPNLSCDSTVHYNPSDLSGWVQSMLSELNNPNPNLDPLQPIVESPVLVPPPTTTTAADSSAINNVAGFSNSQVDDSEYDLRAIPGSAVYPQTDISEGSRKRFKSSTGSCSLLPSSSSLSSSNVCEQTRPVVLVDSQETGVRLVHTLMACAEAVQNENLELAGALVKHISLLAASQAGAMRKVATYFAEALAFRICRLYPQDCHDASMLDVLQMHFYETCPYLKFAHFTANQAILEAFTTASSVHVIDFGLKQGMQWPALIQALALRPGGPPVFRLTGIGPPQLDNTDALQQVGLKLKQLAETIGVQFHFRGLVANSLADIELSMLDIRPAEAVAVNSVFELHNMLARPGSIEKVLSTIKAIKPKIVTLVEQEANHNGTLFVDRFNEALHYYSSLFDSLEGSSGLVPQSQDLVMSEMYLGKQICNVVACEGVDRVERHETLAQWRSRLGSAGFEPVHLGSNAFKQASMLLALFAGGDGYRVEENNGCLMLGWHTRPLIATSAWQLASTDL, from the coding sequence ATGAACAAGAGGAATCACGGAGAGACCTCTTCTGGAGGTGGGTTTGGAGTGAAAGGTAGTGGTGAGTGTTCATCATcgagttcaagtgttaaagcaaAGATGTGGGATGAAGAGCAAGACGCAAGTGGAGGCATGGATGAACTATTGGCTGTGCTGGGTTACAAGGTGAAGGCTTCTGAGATGGCTAACGTGGCTGAGAAACTCGAGCAGCTCGAGATGGTTATGGGTACAACTCCAAATCTTTCATGTGATTCGACCGTTCATTACAACCCTTCTGATCTTTCCGGATGGGTTCAAAGTATGCTTTCTGAGCTtaataacccaaacccaaatctcgACCCTTTACAACCAATTGTTGAAAGCCCAGTTCTTGTTCCTCCTCCTACTACTACTACTGCTGCCGATTCCTCGGCAATCAACAACGTTGCTGGTTTTTCCAATTCCCAGGTTGACGATTCCGAGTACGATCTGAGAGCTATTCCTGGTTCCGCTGTGTACCCACAAACGGATATTAGTGAAGGAAGTCGAAAGCGATTCAAATCTTCAACTGGGTCTTGTTCGCTGTtaccttcttcttcatctttgtCCTCGTCGAATGTGTGTGAGCAGACCCGGCCAGTGGTTCTTGTGGATTCGCAAGAGACCGGTGTTCGACTCGTGCACACACTCATGGCTTGTGCCGAAGCAGTCCAAAATGAAAACTTGGAGCTCGCGGGTGCTCTCGTCAAGCACATCAGTTTACTCGCGGCGTCTCAAGCTGGTGCTATGAGAAAAGTCGCTACTTATTTTGCGGAAGCTCTTGCTTTTCGAATTTGCAGACTTTACCCACAAGATTGCCACGATGCTTCCATGCTCGATGTGTTGCAGATGCACTTTTACGAGACCTGTCCTTACCTCAAATTCGCTCATTTCACAGCTAACCAAGCGATACTCGAGGCATTCACTACTGCTAGCAGCGTACACGTTATCGATTTTGGGTTGAAGCAAGGGATGCAATGGCCAGCACTGATACAAGCGCTTGCATTAAGGCCTGGTGGGCCACCGGTTTTTCGATTAACAGGAATTGGCCCACCTCAATTGGATAACACCGATGCTTTACAGCAAGTGGGTTTGAAGTTGAAGCAATTGGCCGAAACTATTGGCGTCCAATTCCATTTCCGAGGATTAGTCGCCAATAGTTTGGCGGATATCGAGCTATCCATGCTTGATATCCGCCCAGCCGAGGCTGTTGCTGTGAACTCAGTTTTCGAGCTTCACAACATGTTGGCTCGACCCGGCTCGATCGAGAAGGTGTTGTCTACGATTAAGGCCATAAAGCCCAAGATTGTCACTTTGGTTGAGCAAGAAGCTAATCACAATGGAACCCTTTTCGTGGACCGGTTTAACGAAGCTTTGCATTACTACTCGAGTTTGTTTGATTCTTTGGAAGGGTCATCCGGGTTGGTGCCACAGAGTCAAGACCTGGTTATGTCGGAGATGTATCTTGGGAAACAGATATGTAACGTGGTGGCTTGTGAAGGTGTTGACCGAGTTGAGCGACACGAGACATTGGCTCAGTGGAGGAGTCGGTTGGGATCGGCCGGGTTCGAACCGGTTCACCTCGGTTCCAACGCGTTCAAGCAAGCTAGTATGTTGTTGGCGTTATTTGCAGGAGGAGATGGGTATAGGGTGGAGGAGAACAATGGGTGTCTCATGCTTGGGTGGCATACTAGGCCTCTCATTGCAACCTCTGCTTGGCAACTCGCTTCCACCGATTTATAA